In Larimichthys crocea isolate SSNF chromosome VII, L_crocea_2.0, whole genome shotgun sequence, the genomic stretch ATTTGGCACTTTTGGTTTCTTGAATCCACAAAATTGGAATCTTATCTTCCAAAAATCATCACTAAAATGTGACCACTGCTGTCAACAGCCAGCACTGAACAAGTAATGTGCAGTTAGTGGCCTGGATTACTGTAATCCTCTGCTCCCTGACAACCTGAAAAGATATATCTGCCTGTGTTTAAGGTATACCTGATACCTTCAGTGCTTATTTTTAATGAACCTAatgttttttacttgtttgtAAATGGATCTCCTAATAGTTCTTCACaggatttatttagtttaaacattttactcCTCTGAACTCTGATTAACTTTACTTCTATTTCCTAATGATTCTTCTTATTGCttatctcttcttttctttcagtttcagatttatATTCAGTATTTGAATGCATGTCTTTATGTCCTTGTCCCTTGTCTTTGGCAGAAAAAGTACCAGTATTTACTGTGGAAAGGAACACAGCGCATGCAGGTACACCATGCACTTGACTACCCcactatatatactatataccatccatgtacagtatgtacagatAACATACAGTTTGTGTAACTTTAAATAGACTACTACAGTACATGAAGTTTTCTTAATACTTCCATTATTTCAAataatacttttgtttattgtttcttttggaAGAAAAGTTCAAATCTGCAGTGGTTAGATAAAGAatctcatgtcatgtcatataCGTCTGTTTTCTCATTGCTTCAGCTCCGTCTCTGGGGCCAGACATTTTCTCAACTACAGAAACCGATGAGAGGCTAAAGATAGGACTACCTGAGTCAtcaggtaagaaaaaaaaacgtcatattttgtttttgatactTAGAGTTAATGCCCTTAATGCTTTTAAGTCTATTCAAGAATAAAAGTCTATTTCAAAACtcatcttaaaaaaatgttatgtgaAGTAATATTCCTTACTTTGCAGTGTCTCTCTCAGACAACACGCTGTATGTTTCCTACATCCTTTATGCAACTAttcctgctctgctgctgctgctgtttgcagctACTGGGTTCTTCTGCTACAAGCAGCATGCTAAGAGGTAAAAACTGTCATACTAAAAAACATACCTTGTATTTATCTGTTGTACTTCAAGCATAAAACAGGGTGTTTCTGGATGCAGAGTAATAAAAAGACATTAGGAATCATTTTAGTTGCAGAAGAAGTGTCTCTGTCTATGATGTATTTATAGAATTAATTAATATGGCACACTGATGCAGCTCTTCTCCaagttgtggttgtggttaGAAAATCTATTTACCTCTTCTCTTTATGTGGTCATTTCATTGATAAGCAGTATGTCTCCCTATAAATCATGTTGTGATTATCTgctttttaatgtcttttgtttcatattcagacggaagacaaaaacacaaagcaatcCTAGCAGATCCAAACCGTGGACGTCGACAACAGCTTCACCTTACGCCATACAAGGACCATATGCCTTTAGTGACATTACCAAACTGCCTCACACTGGTGTGGACAGCAGCATGCCAGCAGACATCATGACAAAGTATCCCAGTGCTCCTCCCCAGGACTCCCAGTGTGACGACTATGAGAACGTGTCATGTGCAGTCAGGGAGAGCGGCTTTGTAACCAATGACATCTATGAGACCTGCAAGGCTCAGAGCCAGCGTCAAACTGGTTGGGTGGAAAACGAGATCTATGGATAAAACTGTTGATGCCCATCTGGGCTAACAAATATGACCCAGCTagacagaggacacagtgtTCTCCGTTCCTTTCTTTGTGTACACCTGACTGTTTACTTGTGTGATGCAGGATCACTTAATGTGGCTGTGATGCTCTGGACATAGCATATTTTAATTTCCTATGTATATTGCCAGCTCTCCATTCTAAGTGAAATTAATGCTTAGAGAATGGTTTCTCAAA encodes the following:
- the laynb gene encoding chondrolectin; this translates as MDLMKLFGTVIAVLFHPGSASKINGQRICRRGTERPCYKVSYIQDSRRRLTFEDARLACRMDGGELLSIETESEQQLMERFIQQLQAGDGDFWIGLRRSPHRYRAGTTSPGCPSQYYWLDGSKAKFRNWHWDEPSCGGEMCAVLYYQPSAPPDEEGHFLFQWNDDNCNSKNNFVCKYPEEKVPVFTVERNTAHAAPSLGPDIFSTTETDERLKIGLPESSVSLSDNTLYVSYILYATIPALLLLLFAATGFFCYKQHAKRRKTKTQSNPSRSKPWTSTTASPYAIQGPYAFSDITKLPHTGVDSSMPADIMTKYPSAPPQDSQCDDYENVSCAVRESGFVTNDIYETCKAQSQRQTGWVENEIYG